One Enterococcus silesiacus genomic window carries:
- a CDS encoding carbamate kinase: protein MVKRVVVALGGNALGDNLTEQMTAVKETSKAIADLIEAGYEVILSHGNGPQVGMIQLAMEELSLSDPAKYPTIPLSVCVAMSQSYIGYDLQNALREELLSRNLNQPVGTVITQVAVDPKDPAFDHPAKPIGRFMSKAEADQLVKEKQVSVVEDSGRGYRQVVASPKPKEIVEIKTITTLIDSGQTVIACGGGGIPVVKEGNHLSGIAAVIDKDFCSELLAEMVDADLLIILTAVEKVCVDFGKPTQKELSQVSTAEMKKHAAAGQFAPGSMLPKVEAAIQFAESKPGRKTLITLLEKAKDGIVGKTGTIIEQ from the coding sequence ATGGTAAAGCGAGTGGTGGTCGCTCTTGGCGGAAATGCGCTAGGCGATAATTTAACAGAACAAATGACCGCAGTCAAAGAAACATCAAAAGCCATTGCAGATTTGATTGAAGCAGGCTATGAAGTTATTTTGTCTCATGGAAACGGTCCTCAAGTCGGTATGATTCAATTAGCAATGGAAGAACTTTCATTAAGTGATCCAGCGAAATATCCAACGATTCCATTGTCGGTTTGTGTGGCGATGAGTCAAAGCTACATTGGCTATGATTTACAAAATGCATTAAGAGAAGAACTACTGAGCCGCAATTTAAATCAACCTGTTGGTACCGTGATCACTCAAGTCGCTGTTGATCCAAAAGATCCAGCGTTTGATCATCCAGCTAAACCAATCGGACGCTTTATGTCTAAAGCAGAAGCGGACCAACTTGTAAAAGAAAAACAGGTTAGCGTTGTTGAAGACTCTGGGCGTGGTTATCGCCAAGTTGTAGCATCGCCAAAACCAAAAGAAATTGTTGAAATAAAAACGATCACGACTCTGATCGATTCAGGGCAAACGGTGATTGCTTGCGGTGGCGGCGGAATTCCAGTAGTGAAAGAAGGCAATCATTTAAGCGGAATCGCAGCTGTTATCGATAAAGATTTCTGTAGTGAACTATTAGCTGAAATGGTCGATGCCGATTTGCTGATTATCTTAACAGCAGTCGAAAAAGTCTGTGTCGACTTTGGAAAACCAACGCAAAAAGAATTGAGCCAAGTGTCAACGGCTGAAATGAAGAAACATGCAGCAGCTGGTCAGTTTGCACCAGGTTCAATGTTGCCGAAAGTTGAAGCAGCAATCCAATTTGCTGAATCAAAACCAGGTCGTAAAACACTGATCACATTATTAGAAAAAGCCAAAGACGGTATCGTCGGGAAAACGGGAACGATCATTGAGCAATAA
- a CDS encoding knotted carbamoyltransferase YgeW codes for METFNDYIAKLDKLEFDKMYENDFFLTWEKTRDELEAVFTVADTLRYLRENNISTKIFDSGLGISLFRDNSTRTRFSFASACNLLGLEVQDLDEGKSQISHGETVRETANMISFMADIIGIRDDMYIGKGNTYMREVSESVQEGHKDGVLEQRPTLVNLQCDIDHPTQAMADALHLIHEFGGVENLKGKKVAMTWAYSPSYGKPLSVPQGIVGLMTRLGMDVVLAHPEGYEIMPEVEEVAKKNAAEAGGSFTKTNSMAEAFKDADVVYPKSWAPFAAMEKRTQLYGEGDQAGIDKLEKELLAQNTNHKDWECTEELMKTTKDGKALYMHCLPADITGVSCEEGEVEASVFDRYRVELYKEASYKPYIIAAMIFLSKVKSPQTTLKELEKKATPREVK; via the coding sequence ATGGAAACTTTTAACGACTATATTGCAAAATTGGACAAATTAGAATTTGATAAAATGTATGAAAACGACTTTTTCTTAACATGGGAAAAAACACGTGATGAATTAGAGGCAGTCTTCACTGTTGCTGATACGTTACGTTATTTACGTGAAAATAATATTTCAACGAAAATTTTTGATAGTGGTTTAGGGATTTCATTATTCCGTGATAACTCTACAAGAACTCGTTTTAGCTTTGCTTCTGCTTGTAACCTTTTAGGTTTAGAAGTACAAGATCTAGATGAAGGAAAAAGCCAAATTTCTCATGGTGAAACCGTTCGTGAAACAGCGAACATGATTTCATTTATGGCAGATATTATCGGAATTCGTGATGATATGTATATTGGTAAAGGAAACACATATATGCGCGAAGTATCAGAGTCTGTGCAAGAAGGACATAAAGATGGTGTGTTAGAACAACGCCCAACATTAGTCAACTTACAATGTGATATCGATCACCCTACTCAAGCAATGGCCGATGCACTGCATCTGATCCATGAATTTGGTGGAGTCGAAAACTTAAAAGGCAAAAAAGTCGCGATGACGTGGGCTTATTCACCCTCTTATGGGAAACCATTGTCAGTACCGCAAGGAATTGTTGGATTAATGACACGTCTAGGTATGGATGTTGTCTTAGCGCATCCAGAAGGTTATGAAATCATGCCAGAAGTTGAAGAAGTAGCGAAGAAAAATGCAGCTGAAGCTGGTGGCTCATTTACCAAAACAAACAGTATGGCTGAAGCCTTTAAAGATGCGGATGTTGTGTATCCTAAGAGCTGGGCACCGTTTGCCGCAATGGAAAAACGGACACAATTATACGGTGAAGGTGACCAAGCCGGTATTGATAAGTTAGAAAAAGAATTGCTCGCTCAAAATACCAACCACAAAGATTGGGAATGTACAGAAGAATTGATGAAAACAACGAAAGATGGAAAAGCCTTGTACATGCACTGCTTACCTGCCGATATCACAGGCGTAAGTTGTGAAGAAGGTGAAGTTGAAGCCTCTGTCTTTGATCGTTACCGTGTGGAACTATACAAAGAAGCAAGCTACAAACCATATATCATTGCGGCAATGATTTTCTTGAGTAAAGTGAAGAGTCCGCAAACAACGTTAAAAGAGCTTGAAAAAAAAGCGACACCTAGAGAAGTAAAATAA
- a CDS encoding peptidase M20: MDFKAINEAAEGYREDMIKFLRDLVKIPGESAEEGAKMDRAKAEMTKLGFDKIEVDPQGNLLGYMGTGKKLIAFDGHMDTVGIGEMSNWEFDPYDGYETDTEIGGRGTSDQEGGIVSAVYGAKIMKDLGLLNEKYTALVTVTVQEEDCDGLCWQYIIKEDGIRPEFVVSTEPTDGGIYRGQRGRMEIKVEVKGVSCHGSAPERGDNAIYKMADILQDVRALNNNGDTESTVIRGLVRMLDEKYNPEWKEARFLGKGTVTASQIFHSSPSRCAVADGCTVSLDRRMTAGETWESCLDEIRNLPAVKKYGEDVVVSMYDYDRPSYTGLTYPIECYFPTWVIPEEHGVTKALMETHRNLYGEEREGSKETIDMRKARPLLDKWTFSTNGVSIMGRNGIPCIGFGPGAEAQAHAPNEKTWKDDLVRCAAVYAALPTVYCENN; encoded by the coding sequence ATGGATTTCAAAGCAATTAACGAAGCAGCAGAAGGTTATAGAGAGGACATGATCAAGTTTTTACGTGATTTAGTCAAAATTCCAGGAGAAAGTGCTGAAGAAGGCGCAAAAATGGATCGTGCTAAAGCCGAAATGACAAAATTAGGTTTTGACAAAATTGAAGTAGATCCTCAAGGAAATTTACTAGGATACATGGGAACGGGTAAAAAATTGATCGCCTTTGATGGTCATATGGATACAGTGGGTATCGGTGAAATGAGTAACTGGGAATTTGATCCTTATGATGGCTATGAAACAGATACAGAAATTGGCGGACGTGGTACCTCTGACCAAGAAGGCGGGATCGTTTCAGCTGTTTACGGTGCGAAAATCATGAAAGATTTAGGCTTATTAAATGAAAAATATACAGCATTAGTAACTGTTACTGTACAGGAAGAAGATTGTGATGGTCTATGCTGGCAATATATCATCAAAGAAGATGGTATCCGCCCAGAATTTGTGGTTTCAACTGAACCAACAGATGGTGGAATCTATCGTGGTCAACGTGGTCGTATGGAAATCAAAGTTGAAGTCAAAGGGGTATCTTGTCATGGATCAGCTCCTGAACGTGGGGATAATGCGATTTATAAAATGGCCGACATTTTACAAGATGTGCGTGCGTTAAACAATAATGGGGATACTGAAAGTACTGTAATCAGAGGCCTTGTACGCATGCTTGATGAAAAATATAACCCTGAATGGAAAGAAGCACGTTTCTTAGGAAAAGGAACAGTTACAGCTTCACAAATTTTCCATTCATCACCAAGCCGTTGTGCGGTAGCAGATGGTTGTACTGTGTCGTTAGACCGTCGTATGACTGCTGGTGAAACATGGGAAAGTTGTTTAGATGAGATCCGTAATCTACCAGCAGTTAAAAAATATGGGGAAGATGTAGTCGTTTCAATGTATGACTATGACCGTCCATCATATACAGGTTTAACTTATCCAATCGAATGTTACTTCCCAACTTGGGTGATCCCAGAAGAACATGGCGTGACGAAAGCCTTGATGGAAACACATAGAAATCTTTACGGCGAAGAACGTGAAGGCTCAAAAGAAACGATTGATATGCGTAAAGCTCGTCCTCTATTAGATAAATGGACCTTCTCAACAAATGGTGTATCGATCATGGGACGTAACGGTATTCCTTGTATTGGCTTTGGACCAGGTGCTGAAGCACAAGCGCATGCGCCAAATGAAAAAACATGGAAAGATGATTTAGTTCGTTGTGCCGCAGTCTATGCTGCATTACCAACTGTCTATTGCGAAAATAACTAA
- a CDS encoding diaminopropionate ammonia-lyase has protein sequence MEKIKWTANEMPKTDDQYLTLMSKEAIEKALAFHRSFPQYNQTPLAELKNMAEHLGLKDFFVKDESYRFGLNAFKVLGGSFAMANYIAEKIGKDVADLTYDVLTSDTLRNEFGQATFFTATDGNHGRGVAWAANKLGQKAVVLMPKGSTQTRKENIEKEGAKVTIEEVNYDECVRMANKMAEETENGVMVQDTAWDGYEKIPTWIMQGYGTMALEASKQLEEAGNQRPTHVFVQAGVGSLAGAVVGYFANLYPDNPPKMVVVEAQVADCLYKSAIEKDGKIRFVEGDLQTIMAGLACGEPNTISFDILENHTAVFVSAPDWVSEKGMRMLGAPLKGDPQVISGESGAVAMGLVATAMQDHEYKELREALELDENSSVLMFSTEGDTDPDNYKKILWR, from the coding sequence TTGGAAAAAATAAAATGGACGGCAAATGAAATGCCTAAAACAGATGATCAGTATTTAACACTGATGTCAAAGGAAGCAATCGAAAAAGCCTTAGCTTTTCATCGTAGTTTCCCTCAATACAATCAGACGCCATTAGCTGAATTAAAAAATATGGCTGAGCATTTAGGACTAAAAGATTTTTTTGTCAAAGATGAATCCTATCGTTTTGGTTTGAACGCATTTAAAGTGCTTGGTGGATCATTCGCTATGGCCAACTATATTGCAGAAAAAATAGGAAAAGATGTTGCAGACTTGACTTATGATGTGTTAACGTCCGATACACTTCGGAATGAATTTGGTCAAGCAACATTTTTCACGGCGACAGATGGAAATCATGGGCGTGGAGTTGCCTGGGCAGCGAATAAATTAGGGCAAAAAGCAGTTGTATTGATGCCTAAAGGCTCAACACAAACGCGTAAAGAAAACATTGAAAAAGAAGGCGCAAAAGTTACCATTGAAGAAGTCAATTACGACGAATGTGTGCGAATGGCTAACAAGATGGCTGAAGAAACTGAAAACGGTGTCATGGTGCAAGATACTGCGTGGGACGGCTATGAAAAAATTCCAACATGGATCATGCAAGGTTATGGAACGATGGCGCTAGAAGCTTCTAAACAATTAGAAGAAGCTGGGAATCAGCGTCCCACACATGTTTTTGTTCAAGCTGGTGTCGGGAGCTTAGCGGGAGCTGTTGTTGGTTATTTTGCTAATCTTTACCCTGATAACCCGCCTAAAATGGTCGTTGTCGAAGCACAGGTAGCGGATTGTCTATATAAATCAGCGATTGAAAAAGATGGCAAGATTCGTTTTGTTGAAGGGGATCTTCAAACAATCATGGCAGGTTTAGCTTGTGGTGAACCAAACACGATTTCATTTGATATTTTAGAAAATCACACTGCAGTCTTTGTTTCAGCACCTGACTGGGTTTCAGAAAAAGGGATGAGAATGCTTGGAGCACCATTAAAAGGTGACCCTCAAGTGATTTCAGGTGAATCAGGAGCAGTCGCAATGGGCTTAGTTGCAACTGCTATGCAAGATCATGAATACAAAGAGTTACGTGAGGCACTAGAGCTTGATGAAAATTCAAGCGTCCTAATGTTCTCAACAGAAGGCGACACAGATCCAGATAACTATAAAAAAATCTTATGGAGGTAA
- a CDS encoding phenylhydantoinase encodes MSILLKGGTVVSAKARRQVDVRIDGEKIVEMGTNLTAAGSTVEDVSGYFLLPGFIDAHTHLELNNGKGSMGTADNFYTGSKAAVAKGTTTVIDMATPSKGSSLQDCLKAWDHLAQGNSSCDYTYHMSIIEWNPSIKAEIKEMIDVGITSFKMYMAYDNLRTKDAEIFEAMREIRKYQAMLGVHCENGDMVNEMIAQFVAEGKLSPHYHPLTRPDSVEAEAVERYLMIADLAGLPVNIVHLSTKRSLEAVKRARACNQKVYVETCPQYLVLDDHLYDGPGFEGAKYVCSPPLRRICDQDALWDGVINGQVNTISTDHCSFNFNEQKTIGKNDFSKIPNGMPGVETRPELIYTYGVTTGKISLERMIGLLSEDIAKQFALYPQKGIIQVDSDADIVIWDPNTAGVISATTQLQNVDYTPYDGMQTKGHARSVYLRGQKVVEHGQVIAERQGKFIFRKISKTH; translated from the coding sequence ATGTCTATTCTTTTAAAAGGCGGAACAGTCGTCTCCGCAAAGGCTCGTCGTCAAGTAGATGTAAGAATCGATGGCGAGAAAATCGTTGAAATGGGTACAAATTTAACAGCTGCAGGTTCTACAGTGGAAGATGTTTCAGGGTACTTTTTACTACCAGGATTTATCGATGCTCATACCCATTTGGAGCTAAATAATGGCAAAGGATCGATGGGTACTGCAGATAATTTTTATACGGGCAGTAAGGCAGCTGTTGCCAAAGGTACAACAACTGTGATCGATATGGCAACACCAAGTAAAGGCAGTTCTTTACAAGACTGCCTAAAGGCTTGGGACCATTTAGCTCAGGGAAACAGCTCTTGTGATTACACTTATCATATGTCGATCATAGAATGGAATCCTAGTATCAAAGCAGAAATCAAAGAAATGATCGATGTTGGAATCACTTCATTTAAAATGTACATGGCTTATGACAATTTAAGAACCAAAGATGCTGAAATTTTTGAAGCAATGAGAGAGATTCGTAAGTATCAAGCGATGCTGGGAGTTCATTGTGAAAATGGGGATATGGTCAATGAAATGATTGCCCAATTTGTAGCTGAAGGTAAACTTTCCCCACATTATCATCCATTGACCAGACCAGATTCAGTTGAAGCAGAAGCGGTAGAACGCTACTTAATGATTGCAGATTTAGCTGGTTTGCCGGTTAATATTGTTCATTTAAGCACAAAGCGGTCATTGGAAGCTGTCAAACGAGCAAGAGCTTGCAATCAAAAAGTCTATGTGGAAACATGCCCTCAATATTTAGTTTTAGATGATCATTTGTATGATGGGCCTGGTTTTGAAGGGGCAAAATATGTCTGCTCACCGCCATTGCGAAGAATCTGTGATCAAGACGCATTATGGGATGGTGTGATCAACGGTCAAGTCAATACGATTTCAACCGATCATTGTAGTTTCAATTTTAATGAGCAAAAAACAATTGGAAAAAACGATTTTAGTAAAATTCCAAATGGCATGCCAGGTGTTGAGACTCGCCCAGAGCTTATTTATACCTACGGGGTAACAACTGGCAAAATCAGTTTAGAGCGTATGATCGGCTTACTTTCAGAAGATATTGCCAAACAATTTGCACTGTATCCGCAAAAAGGGATCATTCAAGTAGACAGTGATGCGGATATCGTTATTTGGGACCCGAATACGGCGGGGGTTATTTCAGCAACAACGCAACTTCAAAATGTCGACTACACCCCTTATGATGGCATGCAGACAAAAGGCCATGCAAGATCCGTCTATTTAAGAGGTCAAAAAGTAGTTGAACACGGACAAGTTATCGCAGAGAGACAAGGAAAATTTATTTTCCGAAAAATCTCAAAGACTCACTAA